In Gossypium arboreum isolate Shixiya-1 chromosome 3, ASM2569848v2, whole genome shotgun sequence, the sequence ATGTTTACTAAGGCAAAACCTACTCAAGTTTCATGGTACGATAATACCTGCTCCAGTATGATGGAAGGTATTAAAAGGGATAATAATGAATTTTGTCctcaacatttatatattttatcaatttaattattttaattaaatttaattattaatctttgaaaaaaaacataaatagaaGCCAAtcgaaaaaaaattataaattcaagaaacataagaagaagaaaaaagaaagcaAAAACTTGGTTACACTTCAAATGAAGTCCACAGCTCAATAAGGTTAAAAATATACGTATATATCAAAGAAGACATGGGTAGCAACAGTAAAGAGATTTTTGAAAGGATAGAGGTACGTACGACAACAACACATTTGACTGTTGTTGGTTAGATTATACTTATAATCATATATCGAACGGTGAAAGTTGGATAAGGGGCGTAATAAGACCGGCTGACACCCTTAATCCATATGATAATGGAAGCATCCATGTTTAATCAGATATCCTGATTTTGTTTAGGAAGTTCATAGGCCGAATTAAAACTctggtttttcttttctttttttttttttttttgaaatcacgTATCAATTATTAAGTAAGAAGGTGGCGTGATATTAACAAAGTTAAGAAAGGGAAGACGAGGATAGGACATGAAACGAGTGAAAGCTTGAGGGAAGAAAGGAAAGCATTGATTGAGATAGTGATGGACAGATGGGGCTCAAAGACAAAACAGACCAGCTTTTCTTGTGTCCTTAAAACAGGAGTTTTTGTTTTGGCTTTTCAATCTTTTTAAAACAGGAGTTTTTGTGTCGGCTTTTCagttttactctttttttttttttacaaaagatgatggaaaaaaaaaagaactaaaattaattaaataagttatgGATACGCATTCAAATACAGAGGACTGAAACTGATAAAAGGATAATGGATATTGTTGCTATTACAATATTTATAGCTGCTATTATCAcattgaattatttgaaaatgATAAATTTACTTCCAACAACCTTGAGCAACATCATCCACAAAAGCTTTAAGGTTCATATCCATGGAGCCGCCTTCCATGGAGGCTTCCCTGGCTAACCCTTCCCATTTCTCTACATTTTTCTTCACTTCCATCCCTTTCTCATCATCCCCCATCACCAAATCCAAGCACCTAACGATCTCATCACGTTCCACGATCCCTTCTTCATTAGCACTCACTCTCACCCCATTCCCCCACACATCTTCAATCAGCTTCGCATTAGTCCCTTGATCCGTCCATTGAGGGAAAGCCACCACCGGTAAACCGGCCAACATGCTCTCCAACGTCGAGTTCCACCCACAATGCGTCACGAAGCAACCCAACGACGGATGAGACAATACTTCCACTTGCGAACACCATGGAACCACCATCCCAAACTGTTCCAATTCTTCCCTGCAAGTCAGTTTTTCTTCTTCTATCTCATCGTAGCCTCCATCTTTCCGGTTCCTCAGCACCCACAAAAAGGGTCGCCGGCTGGATATTAAAGCTCGAGCGATTTCCTCCACTTGTTGCTTCGTTAACACCGCAATGCTCCCGAAGGAAACGTAAACGACGGCCGATTTTGGTTTCGAGTCTAACCATTGGAGGTAATCTTTTGAATCGGATTCAAAAAGATCGGTTCTCAAGGAATTATCCAAGGAGTCATTTGAGTTCAAGAAAGAAGATGGGATTAAAGGTCCGATGCCGAGCATGTTGAAATTTCCAATGGCGTTTAATGCTTCGTGTTCCAAAGCATCGAAGGTGTTAACAAGGATTTTAGGGTTGGATTCAACGGCGAAGACGTCCATTTGTTCTTGGAGCAACGACAGTGCCCAACAGTAAACGTTTGAAGCGGTGACGAACGACGGAAGGTCGCGGGTGGCGAGTAGCGGCAGACCTGGTAATTTTATCGAACGCTTGGGGTTTGTTTCATCAGCTTGAGCTTTAATGGTGGATTCGTATCCGTTGAAGTAAAAATAATAGATGTCAAAAACGGTAGCGGGTTGAATCCAAAGTAAAGCTGTCGGGATGTGATGTCTACGCGCCACCTCCGTGGCCCAATGGATGAACAAGGTGTAGACAATGCAAGTGACGGGTTTGCCTTCGTTTTCACTGCTTGTTATAAACTCGGAGATGGCTTCTTTGCCTCGTCGCCTCAATTCAGATAGGTAATGGTCTACGTCATCTCCGGGTTGAAAACCGTCGTCGTAGCCATCGGAAAAGGGTAATAACGTTAGGCCTTGAGCAGTGGGGACTTTGGTCATGCGGCGGCGAGCGGAGATACAGGTAATGAAAGTTACACGTACTCCAATACGGATAAGATGCTTGGCAAATTGTAAGCTTGGGTTTATGTGGCCTTGTGCAGGGTAGGTCACTAGGAGGAAATGAGGCTGTGACATGGTGGTGACGGCGGCGCGTAGGTAGTTGAGCTGGTCTTTTTTTACGAACGTTGGATTTGGAGTAACTAAGAAAGGAAATCAAAGTGTTTTTATAAGTGATGAGAGGCACTGAAAAAAGGTgacgtttgggctgacgaatttGAAGATTCCTAAATACCTTTGGATTTTGTGTGGAAAAACATTCATCATGTTGTCAGACTCATTCTTACGCTACAATGACAATAATAAAAATTTGTTATTAATATCGAAGTCAAAATTTTTGTTTGTGACCAATTAAAAGCCGAAGTTAAAAACAATTGCaaaatagaatatatatatacatcattcaTATATATTATAAGAGAAAAGATTTTATGAAACTataattctatatttttattttcatcaagaGAATTATATATCATATTCTACTTATTAATTTTTAGcgttttagttaaatttgaatttgtttAGGAGAAAAATCTAATTTATCATTCTCTTATTAGAAAATGACAGGGATGACGTAGAAGGACGCTTTATACAATCCTTTATTATATTATGGTATACACAATATTTAAAAAACAATCTTACGTATGGTTTAAAATTGTAACAAGTGGATACTTTAATTGTTTGACACATTAATActattaaatatgtttaatttttttttatcattcaacttttaaaactttcaaaacgGTCACGTAACTAATCAGATTTATTTTTTTGGTCCATTTCCATTAAGTATTTGACAGAAAGTTGAAGTgacaatttaaaaattaatataataacaaattttttccttgtattaatttagtcataatttttaaaaattaaccctaCCAAGTATGCAAAGGTAAGACATTTAAGGATGCTTAACggaaatgaataaaaaaaatgagACCCAATTAGTTGAGTGATGATTTTCAAAGTTTTAAAAATTGAGTGGGTAAAAAAATGTTTAAGCATACATGGATAACTTAGTAAGTAGAACTTACGAGTTTAGTTTAACCTAAATTATAATTGGTCAATTAAATTCAAAACCCCAAGAGTCGTGTAGTATGAAACTGACTGTGACAGCATCATGCATCAAGCTGCAACCTAAGCATTAAAAAGACACCAGATAAATCCAAAAAGGTTTAGGATTCTTTGAAATTAGTCAGCTTAAACGTGACCTTTTATCAATGCCTCTCATCACTATAAAACCCCATTAATTTCCTTCACGAATTACTCCAAATtagtaaaaaagaaataaaataattcacTACCCACGCGCCAACACGCGCCGCCGTCACCATCATGCCACAACCTCATTTCATCCTAGTGACCTATCCTGCGCAAGGCCACATAAACCCGACCTTACAATTCGCCAAGCATCTTATCCGCATCGGCGTATGTGTAACTTTCATCACCAGCATCTCTGCCAGTCGCCGCATGACCAAAGTCCCCACCGAAGAAGGCCTATTGTTTTTACCTTTTTCAGATGGCTACGACGACGGAATTAAACCCGGCACTGACACAGACCATTACATGTCTGAATTCAAGCAACGAGGCAAAGATGCCATCTCTGAGTTTATAACAAGTAGTGAAAACGAAGGTAAACCCATCACTTGCATTGTCTACTCTTTGCTCCTTCATTGGGCTACGGAGGTGGCGCGTAAATATCACATCCCGTCAGCTTTACTCTGGATTCAACACGCCACCGTTTTCGACatctattatttttaattcaacGGAAACGAATCCGCCATTAAAGCTCAAGGCTGATGAAAAAAACCCCAAGTGTTCGATAAAATTACCAGGTCTACCGCCACTCTTCACCCGCGACCTTCCATCGTTCGTCACCGCTTCGAACGTTTACCAGTCAGCACTGTCGTTGTTTCAAGAACAAATGGACGTCCTCGCAGAAGAAACCAACGCTAAAATTCTTATTAACACCTTCGATGCTTTGGAACACGAAGCATTAAACGCCATTGAAAAGTTCAAAACAGTTGGTATTGGACATTTAGTCCCATCTTCATTCTTAAACTCAAAAGACGCATTAGATAATTCCTTAAGAACCGATCTTTTTCAATCCGATTCAAAAGATTACCTCCAATGGTTAGACTCGGAACCAAAATCGGCCGTCGTTTACGTCTCCTTCGGGAGCATCGCGGTGTTAACGAAACAACAAGTGGAGGAAATAGCTCGAGCTTTAATATCCAGCCGGCGACCCTTTTTATGGGTAGTGAGGAACCGGAAAGATAGAGGCGAAGAAGAGAAAGAAGAAGATAAGTTAACTTGCAGGGAAGAATTGGAATAATTTGGAATGGTGATTCCATGGTGTTCGCAAGTAGAAGTGTTGTCTCATCCGTCGTTAGTTTGCTTTGTGACGCATTGTGGGTGGAACTCGACCTTAGAGAGCTTGGTTGCCGGTGTACCGGTGGTTGCTTTTCCTCAGTGGACGGATCAAGGGACTAATGCGAAGCTGATTGAAGATGTGTGGGGAACTGAGGTGAGAGTGAGCGCTAATGAAAAAGGGATTGTTGAACGTGATGAGATCGTTAGCTGCTTGGATTTGGTAATGGGGGATGATAAGAAAGGGATGGAAGTGAAGAAAAATGTAGAGAAATGGAAAGGGTTAGCCAGGGAAGCCGCCATGGAAGGTAGGTCCATGGATATTTTATTACTAgtatatgtttttcttttattttacaaaaattgtaacaccttaacccgtaaccgtcgccggactAAGGTTATGAGATGTTACCGTTCATACATTTTGTTTAAACGAATATTTATTATCATAAATGTCTGTATCGATTTCATTGATATATCAGCGACATTTCATACAATAATATAAACTTTACACACAATTATCCTATTAAGGCTTGAATCATTTTAAACATCTacaataaaatgtaataaaataaatttgcACTTATACAACTAAATTacttaaattttattcaatcaaTTTATACATCCATTAAGTCATCAATGTGGCTTTTATGCCTAAGTTTATATCAACTTTGCATGTTATGCATAATTACACAAACTAAAGACAACCATTTGGAAATGTACAAAAATTCATTCCATTCTATAGCTATATATTCGGCTATCACAACTCAAATGCATAATTTTGCAACTTTATAAAAATCAGCGAATCAATATAATCATGCACATTTACAAACCAAATAAATATAAACATCTATAAATTTATAACAAGACATATAAGAACTCATCCACATGTCATGATCGAATACTCAATCACATATGTTCATTGATATTACCCAACTATCTTAAACTGTTAACCACCTATTATCAAGATTGATTTAACCTATACGGCAACATCATAAATActcaatatatatacatgcaaacatattaatttatctaaataacatttatatatatatatatatatatacattcccaTACAATATATCAAAGCCGAACCAATAAAATAAGGtacacatatattatatatataatacctGCAGCAAAGACCTTATTTAACATAAAGTACATACCATTTAAACACCTCAAATGTCCACAAAGTATATACGCTATTTGCTATCAATCAAACTTAGTGAACATTCAATCCAATAGGCATAAACCGAATAGGAACATAGCAACATTCATTTTTCAGCACACGCAATACCTAACACAAGTTCATGCATACATGACACATAACTGTAAAGCAGAGTGGACATTGATCAAACTTAACGCAGCTAAATTTGTAAGAATAATAGcttagccattttcgtatggctttatacacaaccaaaaattCAACATTTCCAACACAtactttagcctatacatgccataatttttaatttaacttatatTAATACCCAAAATAGAGGATAGCGTGATGAGCTTCGcagatgatccccgagcttgcaacttgacttcaaaatctataaaacagagtaacaagATACACTAGgtaagctatcttagcttagtaagctataagcaaataaacagttCAATAATTCATTCAACCTATCTTattaaaccaaataataatatcttGACTAGAGCTTAACTTTAAACCCACATTTAAGATACAATGATACTCTTCCAAACACCATTGCTTTTTACCTTGACCGAATGTTTACATAGACAAATTAATTATCATCATTTAACCTTTTGGGTCCAAAATGTCACCAAATCAAGCATACTTACCATTAAAACAAGTTCAAGAATCACAATATGAAAACTTGCACACCTAATCCTTATTTGGCCGAATACTCAAATAGTCACTTACCATGTTAGTAAACAACTTTCAAACCAAATAGTCATGATAAACCTTACATCCATTTACCCTTATTCACAAACTTAAGAATCATTAATTATCAACACATATATAGATATtacctatatggccgaatgtgccaaatcatatatacacatataatagaAACATTTCaataatactcacatttattcattCACAAGCTGAATATACCCATCAAATACTCATATATTCCTCATTTGCAATGCACATGATTTACAACAAAAGTCCAtagtacttacttaccttatcccGAGTAAATATCAAGCTacttcatacctggccatttaactCGTAATACACCTCCGTACACAGTTTACCTTTGCCCGAttgaattggataggacactcggataatcacatatatcgtacaatgccaacgtcccaaacgtggtcttacatgtagccacatatcgatgccactgtcccagacagggacttactcgtaaacacatatcgaaatcacaaatcgatgccatagacttactcgcacacatatatcggaatcctatgtcatgacatatgtatcctagctattcctaaggttcatacggggctttcagacatcgtatctcggtcgaatcgaactcggaaGTATAGTAGCCCAAATTTAATCATGTTCGGCCATGGCATAATTAAAGTCTAACATTTAATAAtagcatataaatataacatgaAATCAccaataaacacgtctatttgcttataaacttaccaagGACAAAACAAAACGGAatcgggcagctagtcgacaactttcttttttccccgatccaaatctgatttccttggttcttgatctaaacatattcaaattaagctcattcaaacatattttcattcaatttagtccaaaaacacataaatgagtaaattaccattttacccctaacatttacaatttttacaatttagtccctattgcacaaaacacaaaatattcaaaattctaaggtacccatgcttagccgaatcttacccattacTAAAAAAGtccaaatatttcatttatttcacattttagtccctcaaattattatttttgtaattaagtcctaattactcaaaatcatcaaaaattccaatacaaaacatgttaatttaaaacatatcttccatttttcatcatcaaacaacaaaaatcacaaactatcaacaatgacacaattcaaaatattcaccaaaatcaaaaatcaaagctTGGGTTttatagtactcgaagcaacgatctcaaaaatgtaaaaattatcaaaaaccgactaAGAACGAACCTTGACTCAAGCTTGGTTATGGCCGAACCTTAgctcctttctcttttctttcttattttaagTTTCGGCTATGATATAATATGAACATTTCATTTTAATTAtcatatattatatcatatatattaacttaccattgttttacctttttaacctttattatttaatgttaaaATGTATTAAACCAAGGACATAACCGGCCATTACCTATTCAAATGCATTATTTGCAACATAAAAGCTccaacttagaaagccactaacaatttggcccttatacttttaactatcaaatttttaatttacgcgattaagtcattttatttaatcggacacttaaacgacaaaattaaatcacgaaaatttcacagatataaattcacacaaaataaacacagaaaatatttttaaattattttactgactcggattcgtggtcccgaaaccaccgttctgattagggtctaaatcgggctgttacaaaaatgCTTACTTCTACTCATAATTCAACCTCAACTCTTAAATCAGATTAAAAATGCACTTAATTGTGCTTAAACCAATGTTTTCTATGTTGTTGCAATTAGCAACGGTACTAATCGAATTAAAACTCAATTGACAAGATGACTTATGTTATATAGGACTCTAGTACTTACACTAtcactttcatttttcttttaaaaaaactaCATCTTCTTATAAATCCATTTATCTATACCATTGTTGTTTTTATCATTTGAAATGAGATTGGCTCCATTGAGATTAAAGTAATAGTATAAATGTGTAACTAGGGATAGTAAAACCCGAATCACTCCATGGATTTCGAATCGATCCATTCTAGATGgagaggattttttttttttgaaaagtggATGTGGAACAGGGCGaggtggattttttttttttttgatagtgagtatggagaaattatggtaattgcttatgtaacacccct encodes:
- the LOC128290459 gene encoding UDP-glycosyltransferase 75C1-like, encoding MSQPHFLLVTYPAQGHINPSLQFAKHLIRIGVRVTFITCISARRRMTKVPTAQGLTLLPFSDGYDDGFQPGDDVDHYLSELRRRGKEAISEFITSSENEGKPVTCIVYTLFIHWATEVARRHHIPTALLWIQPATVFDIYYFYFNGYESTIKAQADETNPKRSIKLPGLPLLATRDLPSFVTASNVYCWALSLLQEQMDVFAVESNPKILVNTFDALEHEALNAIGNFNMLGIGPLIPSSFLNSNDSLDNSLRTDLFESDSKDYLQWLDSKPKSAVVYVSFGSIAVLTKQQVEEIARALISSRRPFLWVLRNRKDGGYDEIEEEKLTCREELEQFGMVVPWCSQVEVLSHPSLGCFVTHCGWNSTLESMLAGLPVVAFPQWTDQGTNAKLIEDVWGNGVRVSANEEGIVERDEIVRCLDLVMGDDEKGMEVKKNVEKWEGLAREASMEGGSMDMNLKAFVDDVAQGCWK